Proteins found in one Populus alba chromosome 14, ASM523922v2, whole genome shotgun sequence genomic segment:
- the LOC118041086 gene encoding uncharacterized protein isoform X1, with the protein MMSQFVSRGRELEVDLESGGTTNEEDKMRDPISANGQTKTILKRACTGPVGFHGLANSSNFSHLAADNVELLIDNNSEGEEGKQNITFVDRKDVVEKRIKKNLKKPPKPPRPPKGLSLDAADQKLMKEITELAMRKRARIERLKALKKMRAAKTSSWSSSLSAMVITIVFCLIIIYQALLAGISSRYSGSLALKGSPEPAVGTGEALIAVQLYKNNVAYESDESGSRSSVLAGRQVSGSGSRKK; encoded by the exons ATGATGAGTCAATTTGTTTCGAGAGGAAGGGAGCTTGAAGTTGATCTTGAAAGTGGCGGGACAACCAACGAAGAAGATAAAATGAGAGATCCCATTTCAGCAAATGGACAAACCAAGACAATTTTAAAGAGGGCATGTACTGGGCCCGTGGGTTTTCATGGATTGGCAAATTCATCAAACTTTAGTCACCTTGCGGCTGACAATGTGGAGTTGTTGATAGACAATAATTCAGAAGGAGAAGAGGGAAAGCAGAACATAACCTTTGTGGATAGAAAAGATGTTGTGGAGAAACGCATAaagaagaatttgaaaaaaccCCCCAAACCCCCAAGACCTCCTAAAGGTCTGTCACTGGATGCTGCTGACCAGAAGTTGATGAAAGAAATCACCGAGCTTGCCATGCGAAAACGTGCCAGGATTGAAAGACTTAAAGCACTGAAGAAGATGAGAGCAGCAAAGACATCATCTTGGAGCAGCAGCTTGTCTGCCATGGTCATCACAATCGTTTTCTGCCTCATTATAATATATCAAG CTTTGCTTGCAGGGATTAGCTCCAGATACAGTGGAAGCTTGGCCTTAAAAGGGTCTCCTGAGCCAGCAGTTGGTACTGGTGAAGCTTTGATTGCAGTTCAGTTGTACAAGAACAATGTTGCATATGAGAGTGATGAATCAGGCTCCAGGTCTTCCGT TTTGGCAGGAAGGCAGGTTTCCGGTTCCGGTTCACGGAAGAAGTAG
- the LOC118041086 gene encoding uncharacterized protein isoform X2, which yields MMSQFVSRGRELEVDLESGGTTNEEDKMRDPISANGQTKTILKRACTGPVGFHGLANSSNFSHLAADNVELLIDNNSEGEEGKQNITFVDRKDVVEKRIKKNLKKPPKPPRPPKGLSLDAADQKLMKEITELAMRKRARIERLKALKKMRAAKTSSWSSSLSAMVITIVFCLIIIYQGISSRYSGSLALKGSPEPAVGTGEALIAVQLYKNNVAYESDESGSRSSVLAGRQVSGSGSRKK from the exons ATGATGAGTCAATTTGTTTCGAGAGGAAGGGAGCTTGAAGTTGATCTTGAAAGTGGCGGGACAACCAACGAAGAAGATAAAATGAGAGATCCCATTTCAGCAAATGGACAAACCAAGACAATTTTAAAGAGGGCATGTACTGGGCCCGTGGGTTTTCATGGATTGGCAAATTCATCAAACTTTAGTCACCTTGCGGCTGACAATGTGGAGTTGTTGATAGACAATAATTCAGAAGGAGAAGAGGGAAAGCAGAACATAACCTTTGTGGATAGAAAAGATGTTGTGGAGAAACGCATAaagaagaatttgaaaaaaccCCCCAAACCCCCAAGACCTCCTAAAGGTCTGTCACTGGATGCTGCTGACCAGAAGTTGATGAAAGAAATCACCGAGCTTGCCATGCGAAAACGTGCCAGGATTGAAAGACTTAAAGCACTGAAGAAGATGAGAGCAGCAAAGACATCATCTTGGAGCAGCAGCTTGTCTGCCATGGTCATCACAATCGTTTTCTGCCTCATTATAATATATCAAG GGATTAGCTCCAGATACAGTGGAAGCTTGGCCTTAAAAGGGTCTCCTGAGCCAGCAGTTGGTACTGGTGAAGCTTTGATTGCAGTTCAGTTGTACAAGAACAATGTTGCATATGAGAGTGATGAATCAGGCTCCAGGTCTTCCGT TTTGGCAGGAAGGCAGGTTTCCGGTTCCGGTTCACGGAAGAAGTAG
- the LOC118041081 gene encoding uncharacterized protein, with amino-acid sequence MATRSDPDIDDDFSEIYKEYTGPPGSTVNSAHDMEKINKRSHADSDEEEETPDPNAVPTDFTSREAKFWEAKSKATERNWKKRKEEEMICKICGESGHFTQGCPSTLGANRKSQDFFERVAARDKHIKALFTEKVIQGIEKDIGCKIKMEEKFIIVSGKDRLILAKGVDAVHKVMKGEGDQKGSSSSHKSRSRSPERSPVGSRLLHSDSQRSYPGHPHDTSRYKQRFGRQDKIKGDHREDLHKFSRGSPQAYGNDGGRSHSSRSKSPARPLYAGNSYGSHDGHGHSTAGYRTAGRDIERQGSDLQSGHRFDYSTFPQMLEELELEYKRDAMELSRIRDKEEDEENYKHRETIREIGENYMQRLAILRGTHTRQWEEFLQCNAQMHQQQPRQPISVSGFGGHKQHSYSEYDGSSANPYYAGHSLHMDSRARCSNDMENYSSRPHDTYDEFQHQRCEAFGKAYNRY; translated from the exons ATGGCAACACGGTCGGATCCAGATATCGACGATGATTTTAGTGAAATTTACAAGGAGTATACTGGTCCTCCAGGTTCTACAGTCAATAGTGCACATgatatggaaaaaataaataaaaggtccCATGCGGACTCTGATGAGGAAGAGGAAACTCCTGACCCAAATGCTGTCCCAACTGATTTTACGAGCCGAGAAGCAAAGTTTTGGGAAGCTAAATCCAAGGCTACAGAGCGGAAttggaagaagaggaaagagGAAGAAATGATTTGTAAAATATGTGGGGAATCGGGTCATTTTACTCAG GGATGCCCCTCTACTCTTGGGGCCAATCGCAAATCTCAAGATTTCTTTGAAAGGGTTGCAGCAAGGGATAAGCATATAAAAGCTCTATTTACTGAGAAAGTGATACAGGGGATCGAGAAGGACATAGGCTGTAAAATCAAAATGGAGGAGAAATTTATAATTGTTAGCGGGAAGGATAGGTTAATTTTGGCGAAAGGTGTTGATGCTGTGCACAAGGTGATGAAGGGGGAGGGTGATCAGAAGGGCTCTTCTAGTTCCCACAAGAGTAGATCTAGGTCCCCTGAGAGAAGCCCTGTTGGTTCACGGCTGCTACACTCTGATTCCCAAAGGTCTTATCCAGGGCACCCACATGATACATCACGATATAAACAGAGGTTTGGAAGACAAGATAAGATTAAGGGAGACCATCGTGAGGATCTGCATAAATTCTCAAGGGGTTCTCCACAAG CTTATGGTAATGATGGAGGTAGAAGTCACTCAAGCCGTTCTAAATCTCCTGCACGTCCCCTTTATGCTGGCAACTCATATGGCTCACATGATGGTCATGGTCATAGCACGGCTGGTTATAGAACTGCAGGACGGGATATTGAGAGGCAGGGGTCTGATTTGCAATCAGGCCATCGATTTGATTACTCTACTTTCCCGCAGATGTTAGAAGAACTGGAGTTAGAGTACAAGAGAGATGCAATGGAGCTTTCTAGAATTCGtgacaaagaagaagatgaagaaaattacAAGCATCGTGAG ACTATCAGGGAAATTGGAGAGAATTACATGCAGAGATTGGCTATTCTAAGGGGCACACACACAAGACAGTGGGAGGAGTTTCTTCAATGCAATGCCCAAATGCATCAGCAACAACCAAGGCAGCCAATTTCCGTGTCTGGTTTTGGTGGCCATAAACAGCACTCTTATTCTGAATATGATGGTTCTTCAGCCAATCCTTATTATGCTGGACACAGTTTACACATGGATTCAAGGGCTAGGTGCTCGAATGACATGGAAAACTATTCTTCAAGACCTCATGATACATATGATGAGTTCCAGCATCAGAGGTGCGAGGCTTTTGGGAAAGCGTACAATCGATACTAA